The following coding sequences are from one Streptomyces dengpaensis window:
- a CDS encoding decaprenyl-phosphate phosphoribosyltransferase, translated as MPEPTALLERTEAAPAPARSLGGLVRGLVRTARPRQWVKNVLVVAAPAAAGQLFVGHALTQLALVFALFTACASAVYLINDARDAAADRAHPVKCHRPVAAGQVPVLVAYAVGGALALLAPAAAVWLCSPGVAALLIAYIGMQLAYCVSLKHILVVDLVVVTTGFLMRAMIGGLALGIPLSRWFLITTGFGALFMVAAKRYSEAVQMAGKAGATRALLTEYTTGYLRFVWQLAAGVSVLGYCLWALEEGGAPSAGVLPWRQLSVVAFILAILRYAVFADRGTAGEPEDVVLHDRALALIGLVWLAMYGLAVANW; from the coding sequence ATGCCTGAGCCCACCGCACTCCTGGAGCGCACAGAGGCCGCCCCGGCACCCGCGAGGAGCCTCGGCGGCCTCGTCCGGGGTCTGGTCAGGACCGCGCGCCCCCGCCAGTGGGTGAAGAACGTGCTGGTCGTCGCCGCCCCGGCCGCCGCGGGTCAGCTGTTCGTAGGGCACGCGCTCACCCAACTCGCGCTCGTCTTCGCGCTGTTCACGGCCTGCGCCTCCGCCGTGTACCTGATCAACGACGCCCGGGACGCCGCCGCCGACCGCGCTCACCCGGTCAAGTGCCACCGCCCGGTCGCCGCGGGCCAGGTCCCCGTCTTGGTCGCCTACGCCGTCGGGGGCGCCCTCGCGCTCCTCGCCCCGGCCGCCGCCGTATGGCTCTGCTCGCCGGGTGTCGCCGCGCTGCTGATCGCGTACATCGGCATGCAACTGGCGTACTGCGTCAGCCTGAAGCACATCCTGGTCGTGGACCTCGTCGTCGTCACGACCGGGTTCCTGATGCGCGCGATGATCGGTGGTCTCGCCCTCGGCATCCCGCTCTCGCGCTGGTTCCTGATCACCACCGGCTTCGGGGCGCTGTTCATGGTCGCGGCGAAGCGTTACTCCGAAGCCGTGCAGATGGCCGGGAAAGCGGGCGCCACGCGCGCGTTGCTCACCGAATACACCACCGGCTATCTGCGCTTCGTCTGGCAGCTGGCCGCCGGGGTCTCCGTCCTCGGCTACTGCCTGTGGGCCCTGGAGGAGGGCGGCGCGCCCAGCGCCGGTGTGCTGCCCTGGCGGCAGTTGTCGGTGGTTGCCTTCATTCTGGCCATCCTGCGGTACGCCGTCTTCGCCGACCGGGGGACGGCCGGTGAGCCCGAGGACGTGGTCCTGCACGACCGCGCGCTGGCGCTCATCGGGCTGGTGTGGCTGGCGATGTACGGCCTCGCCGTGGCGAACTGGTGA
- a CDS encoding phosphatase PAP2 family protein: MDGLDRRLLSALHACGRDPRVAAVARALSWTGEHGALWLAAGLAGAAVDRERRGAWLRATALTATAHLASMGVKRIVRRPRPPHVMPLVSTAGRHSFPSSHASSAAAAAIAYGALGARSAFVGRPLGARGAPIGPPLDARSSPVAPPLAAALCASVTPLAAAMCVSRMVVGVHYPSDVAAGAVLGALTARLGARWIGDGHA; the protein is encoded by the coding sequence ATGGACGGCCTGGATCGTCGACTGCTGTCGGCACTCCACGCGTGCGGTAGGGACCCGCGCGTGGCGGCCGTCGCGCGCGCCCTGTCCTGGACCGGCGAACACGGCGCGCTGTGGCTCGCGGCGGGGCTCGCAGGGGCGGCCGTCGACCGGGAGCGGCGCGGCGCGTGGTTGCGCGCCACGGCGCTCACCGCCACCGCGCACCTCGCCAGCATGGGGGTGAAACGGATCGTGCGCCGCCCGCGCCCCCCGCACGTGATGCCGCTCGTGAGCACGGCCGGACGGCACTCCTTCCCCAGCTCGCACGCCTCCTCGGCGGCGGCCGCGGCGATCGCGTACGGCGCGCTCGGCGCGCGCAGCGCCTTTGTCGGTCGGCCGCTCGGCGCGCGCGGCGCCCCCATCGGTCCACCGCTCGACGCGCGGAGCAGCCCCGTCGCTCCGCCGCTCGCCGCCGCGTTGTGCGCCTCTGTCACCCCGCTCGCCGCGGCCATGTGTGTCTCGCGGATGGTCGTCGGCGTCCACTACCCCTCGGACGTCGCCGCGGGCGCCGTGCTGGGGGCGCTGACGGCCCGTCTGGGCGCCCGCTGGATCGGGGACGGCCATGCCTGA
- a CDS encoding FAD-binding oxidoreductase gives MPADTVSVSGWGRTAPTTARLVRPRTYEEAAAAVRECGTRGGIARGLGRAYGDAAQNAGGAVLDMTGLDRIHAIDADGGTVLCDAGVSLHRLMEVLLPLGWFVPVTPGTRYVTVGGAIGADIHGKNHHASGSFARHVLAFELLTADGAIRTVGRGTPLFDATAGGMGLTGVILTATVRLQPVATSLMSVDTERAADLDDLMARLTATDHHYRYSVAWIDLLARGASMGRSVLTRGDHAPLDALPPRVRRHPLAFRPSQFPSAPAFVPEGLLGRTTVGLFNELWYRKAPRARAGELQKISTFFHPLDGVPHWNRVYGRSGFVQYQCAVGHGQEEALRRIVRRISERRCPSFLAVLKRFGEGDPGWLSFPMPGWTLALDIPANLAGLGAFLDELDEEVAQAGGRVYLAKDSRLRPELLAGMYPRLGEFRSLREELDPRGVFTSDLSRRLGL, from the coding sequence ATGCCTGCCGACACCGTCTCCGTCTCGGGGTGGGGCCGCACCGCCCCGACCACGGCCCGTCTCGTCCGCCCGCGCACGTACGAGGAGGCGGCGGCCGCCGTCCGGGAGTGCGGGACACGCGGCGGCATCGCCCGGGGCCTCGGGCGGGCCTACGGTGACGCCGCGCAGAACGCGGGCGGGGCGGTGCTCGACATGACGGGCCTGGACCGCATCCACGCGATCGACGCGGACGGCGGCACCGTGCTCTGCGACGCGGGTGTCTCGCTGCACCGGCTGATGGAAGTGCTGTTGCCGCTGGGCTGGTTCGTGCCGGTCACACCCGGGACCCGCTATGTGACCGTCGGCGGCGCGATCGGCGCGGACATCCACGGCAAGAACCACCATGCCTCGGGCTCCTTCGCCCGCCACGTCCTCGCCTTCGAGCTGCTGACCGCCGACGGTGCGATCCGTACGGTCGGCCGCGGCACGCCGCTCTTCGACGCCACGGCGGGCGGCATGGGCCTGACCGGCGTGATCCTCACGGCGACCGTCCGGCTCCAGCCCGTCGCGACCTCGCTCATGTCCGTCGACACGGAACGCGCGGCGGACCTGGACGACCTGATGGCCCGCCTCACCGCCACGGACCACCACTACCGGTACTCGGTCGCCTGGATCGACCTGCTCGCGCGCGGCGCGTCGATGGGGCGCTCAGTCCTGACCCGCGGCGATCACGCGCCCCTGGACGCGCTGCCCCCACGCGTGCGTAGACACCCGTTGGCGTTCCGCCCCTCGCAGTTCCCGTCCGCGCCCGCCTTCGTGCCGGAAGGACTCCTGGGGCGCACGACGGTGGGCCTCTTCAACGAGCTCTGGTATCGCAAGGCTCCACGCGCGCGTGCCGGTGAACTGCAGAAGATCTCGACCTTCTTCCACCCCCTCGACGGAGTGCCGCACTGGAACCGTGTCTACGGACGGAGCGGCTTCGTGCAGTACCAGTGCGCCGTCGGACACGGGCAGGAGGAGGCCCTGCGCCGGATCGTGCGGCGCATCTCCGAGCGCCGGTGCCCGTCCTTCCTCGCCGTCCTCAAGCGCTTCGGAGAGGGCGATCCCGGCTGGCTGTCCTTCCCCATGCCCGGCTGGACCCTCGCGCTGGACATCCCCGCGAACCTGGCGGGGCTCGGCGCCTTCCTCGACGAGCTGGACGAGGAGGTGGCGCAGGCCGGCGGACGCGTCTACCTCGCGAAGGACTCCCGGCTGCGGCCGGAGCTGCTGGCCGGGATGTATCCACGGCTCGGTGAATTCCGTTCCCTGCGCGAGGAGTTGGACCCCCGGGGGGTCTTCACCTCGGACCTCTCCCGCCGCCTCGGTCTCTAG
- a CDS encoding decaprenylphospho-beta-D-erythro-pentofuranosid-2-ulose 2-reductase — protein MKDAFGIPQSLLILGGTSEIALATARRLIVRRTRTVWLAGRPSPALEQAAEQLRGMGADARTVAFDALDPASHEAVLGKVFAEGDIDMVLLAFGVLGDQARDEKEPVSAVRVAQTNYTGAVSAGLVCARALQAQGHGSLVVLSSVAGERARRSNFIYGSSKAGLDAFAQGLGDALHGTGVHVMVVRPGFVRTRMTAGLRDVPLATTPEAVATAVETGLRRRSETVWVPGALRLVMSALRHVPRAVFRRLPI, from the coding sequence ATGAAGGACGCCTTCGGTATCCCCCAGTCCCTGCTGATCCTCGGCGGCACGTCCGAGATCGCGCTGGCCACCGCGCGCCGCCTGATCGTCCGGCGCACCCGCACGGTGTGGCTCGCGGGACGGCCGTCGCCCGCCCTGGAGCAGGCCGCCGAGCAACTGCGCGGGATGGGCGCGGACGCCCGTACCGTCGCGTTCGACGCCCTCGACCCCGCGTCCCACGAAGCCGTGCTCGGCAAGGTCTTCGCGGAGGGCGACATCGACATGGTGCTGCTGGCGTTCGGGGTGCTCGGCGACCAGGCGCGCGACGAGAAGGAGCCCGTGTCGGCGGTACGGGTCGCGCAGACCAACTACACGGGCGCGGTGTCGGCCGGGCTGGTGTGCGCGCGGGCACTCCAGGCACAGGGGCACGGCTCCCTGGTGGTCCTCTCCTCGGTCGCCGGCGAGCGCGCCCGCCGCTCCAACTTCATCTACGGCTCCAGCAAGGCGGGCCTGGACGCCTTCGCGCAGGGCCTGGGCGACGCGCTGCACGGCACGGGCGTGCACGTGATGGTCGTACGCCCCGGGTTCGTCCGTACGCGGATGACGGCGGGCCTCAGGGACGTACCGCTGGCGACCACTCCGGAGGCGGTCGCGACGGCCGTCGAGACGGGGCTGCGACGCCGGTCGGAGACGGTGTGGGTGCCGGGGGCGCTGCGGCTGGTGATGTCGGCGCTGCGGCACGTACCGCGAGCGGTGTTCCGGCGGCTGCCGATCTGA
- a CDS encoding 2'-5' RNA ligase family protein, whose protein sequence is MGTVTIGVSIAVPEPHGSLLQERRAGFGDPAASGIPTHVTLLPPTEIEDSALPAIEAHLVEVASTGRPFPMRLCGTGTFRPLSPVVFVQVVEGAEACAWLQKQVRDASGPVARELQFPYHPHVTVAHGIEDEAMDRAYEELSGYEAEWPCSGFALYEQGADGVWRKLREFAFGSAVVPPQACASERDTTLPTR, encoded by the coding sequence GTGGGGACCGTAACGATCGGCGTGTCGATCGCGGTCCCGGAGCCTCACGGCAGCCTGCTCCAGGAGCGGCGCGCGGGCTTCGGCGACCCCGCGGCTTCCGGTATCCCCACGCACGTCACCCTGCTGCCGCCGACGGAGATCGAGGACTCGGCGCTGCCCGCGATCGAGGCGCATCTCGTCGAGGTCGCGTCCACCGGGCGTCCCTTCCCGATGCGGCTGTGCGGCACGGGCACCTTCCGACCGCTGTCGCCCGTCGTGTTCGTCCAGGTCGTCGAGGGCGCCGAGGCCTGCGCCTGGCTGCAGAAGCAGGTCCGGGACGCGTCCGGGCCGGTCGCGCGCGAACTGCAGTTCCCGTACCACCCGCACGTCACGGTGGCGCACGGCATCGAGGACGAGGCGATGGACCGGGCCTACGAGGAGCTCTCCGGCTACGAGGCCGAGTGGCCCTGCAGCGGGTTCGCGCTCTACGAGCAGGGCGCGGACGGCGTCTGGCGCAAGCTGCGCGAGTTCGCCTTCGGCAGCGCCGTGGTGCCCCCACAGGCGTGCGCATCCGAGCGGGACACCACACTGCCGACCCGTTAG
- the trpS gene encoding tryptophan--tRNA ligase: MASDSPRVLSGIQPTAGSFHLGNYLGAVRQWVALQETHDAFYMVVDLHAITVPQDPAELRANTRLAAAQLLAAGLDPERCTLFVQSHVPEHAQLAWIMNCLTGFGEASRMTQFKDKSARQGADRASVGLFTYPILQVADILLYQANEVPVGEDQRQHIELTRDLAERFNGRFGQTFTVPKPYILKETAKIFDLQEPSTKMSKSASTPKGLINLLDEPKATAKKVKSAVTDTDTVIRYDTEQKPGISNLLTIYSTLTGTGIAELEQKYTGKGYGALKTDLAEVMVDFVTPFRERTQQYLDDPETLDSILAKGAEKARSVAAETLSQAYDRVGFLPAKH; the protein is encoded by the coding sequence ATGGCCTCTGACAGTCCTCGCGTGCTCTCCGGAATCCAGCCCACCGCAGGCTCTTTCCACCTCGGCAACTACCTCGGCGCCGTTCGTCAGTGGGTGGCGCTGCAGGAGACTCACGACGCGTTCTACATGGTCGTCGACCTGCACGCGATCACCGTTCCGCAGGACCCCGCGGAGCTGCGCGCGAACACCCGGCTCGCCGCGGCGCAGCTGCTCGCCGCCGGTCTCGACCCGGAGCGCTGCACGCTCTTCGTCCAGAGCCATGTCCCCGAGCACGCCCAGCTCGCCTGGATCATGAACTGCCTCACCGGCTTCGGCGAGGCGTCCCGCATGACCCAGTTCAAGGACAAGTCCGCCAGGCAGGGCGCCGACCGCGCCTCCGTCGGCCTCTTCACGTACCCGATCCTGCAGGTCGCGGACATCCTGCTGTACCAGGCCAACGAGGTCCCGGTCGGTGAGGACCAGCGTCAGCACATCGAGCTCACCCGCGACCTCGCCGAACGTTTCAACGGCCGCTTCGGCCAGACGTTCACGGTCCCGAAGCCGTACATCCTCAAGGAGACGGCGAAGATCTTCGATCTTCAGGAACCGTCGACCAAGATGAGCAAGTCGGCGTCGACTCCCAAGGGCCTCATCAACCTCCTCGACGAGCCGAAGGCGACCGCCAAGAAGGTCAAGAGCGCCGTCACCGACACGGACACGGTCATCAGGTATGACACCGAGCAGAAACCGGGTATCAGCAACCTGCTGACCATCTACTCGACCCTCACCGGCACCGGTATCGCGGAACTGGAGCAGAAGTACACCGGCAAGGGCTACGGTGCGCTCAAGACGGACCTCGCCGAGGTCATGGTCGACTTCGTGACGCCGTTCCGGGAGCGCACCCAGCAGTATCTGGACGACCCGGAGACGCTCGACTCGATCCTGGCCAAGGGTGCCGAGAAGGCGCGTTCCGTCGCCGCGGAGACGCTCTCCCAGGCGTACGACAGGGTGGGCTTCCTGCCCGCCAAGCACTGA
- a CDS encoding RNA polymerase sigma factor, producing MRTREGGRIVVDEAVVIARVRAGEPEAYAELVRAHTGIAIRAARALGAGADAEDVVQQAFIKAYCSLGRFRDGAAFKPWLLSIVANETRNTVRTAVRQRTLAGREAAFAEAEPLIQESADPAVAALEIERRAALLAALEQLSEEHRLVVTYRYLLEMDGPETAQALGWPRGTVKSRLNRALRKLGRLLPDFEPRKGEGGDEHE from the coding sequence GTGAGGACGCGGGAGGGGGGCCGCATCGTCGTCGACGAGGCCGTGGTGATCGCACGCGTACGCGCCGGTGAGCCGGAGGCGTACGCGGAACTGGTCCGTGCCCATACGGGCATCGCGATCAGGGCGGCCAGGGCACTGGGGGCGGGTGCGGACGCGGAGGACGTGGTGCAGCAGGCGTTCATCAAGGCGTACTGCTCGCTGGGGCGCTTTAGGGACGGCGCGGCGTTCAAGCCGTGGCTGCTCTCGATCGTCGCCAATGAGACGAGGAACACAGTGCGGACGGCGGTGCGGCAGCGGACGCTGGCCGGCCGGGAGGCCGCGTTCGCGGAGGCGGAGCCGCTGATACAGGAATCGGCGGACCCGGCGGTCGCGGCGCTGGAGATAGAGCGCCGCGCGGCGCTGCTGGCCGCCCTGGAGCAGCTCAGCGAGGAGCACCGCCTGGTCGTCACATACCGCTATCTCCTGGAGATGGACGGACCGGAGACGGCCCAGGCGCTGGGCTGGCCGCGCGGGACGGTGAAGTCCCGGCTCAACCGCGCCCTGCGCAAGCTGGGCCGACTGCTGCCCGACTTCGAACCTCGGAAAGGGGAAGGGGGTGATGAGCATGAATGA
- a CDS encoding glycine hydroxymethyltransferase has product MPEQPLSTETTAVRSALDVIRAVEPRVADAIGQELADQRDMLKLIASENYASPATLLAMGNWFSDKYAEGTIGRRFYAGCRNVDTVEALAAEHARELFGAEHAYAQPHSGIDANLVAFWAVLAARVEAPALERAGVRNVNDLSEADWAELRQAFGNQRMLGMSLDAGGHLTHGFRPNISGKMFDQRSYGTDPTTGLIDYEALRTSAREFKPLIIVAGYSAYPRLVNFRIMREIADEVGATLMVDMAHFAGLVAGKVLTGDFDPIPHAQIVTTTTHKSLRGPRGGMVLCDETLAEQVDRGCPMVLGGPLPHVMAAKAVALAEARRPEFRDYAQAVVDNSRALAEGLMRRGATLVTGGTDNHLNLIDVASSYGLTGRQAESALLDSGIVTNRNAIPADPNGAWYTSGIRIGTPALTTRGLGTAEMDEIAALIDRVLTAAEPGTTAKGSPSKAQHVLDPKISDEIAHRATDLLTGFPLYPEIDLG; this is encoded by the coding sequence ATGCCCGAGCAGCCCCTCTCCACCGAAACCACCGCCGTCCGCAGCGCCCTCGACGTGATCCGCGCCGTCGAGCCCCGCGTCGCCGACGCCATCGGCCAGGAACTCGCCGATCAGCGCGACATGCTCAAACTGATCGCCTCCGAGAACTACGCCTCCCCGGCCACCCTCCTGGCCATGGGCAACTGGTTCAGCGACAAGTACGCCGAGGGCACCATCGGCCGCCGCTTCTACGCCGGCTGCCGCAACGTCGACACCGTCGAGGCCCTCGCCGCCGAGCACGCCCGCGAACTCTTCGGCGCCGAGCACGCCTACGCCCAGCCGCACTCCGGTATCGACGCCAACCTCGTCGCCTTCTGGGCCGTCCTCGCCGCCCGCGTCGAGGCCCCCGCCCTGGAGCGGGCCGGCGTCCGCAACGTCAACGACCTCTCCGAGGCCGACTGGGCCGAGCTGCGCCAGGCCTTCGGCAACCAGCGCATGCTCGGCATGTCCCTGGACGCCGGCGGCCACCTCACCCACGGCTTCCGCCCGAACATCTCCGGCAAGATGTTCGACCAGCGCTCCTACGGCACCGACCCCACCACCGGCCTCATCGACTACGAGGCCCTGCGCACCTCCGCCCGTGAGTTCAAGCCCCTGATCATCGTCGCGGGCTACTCCGCCTACCCCCGTCTCGTGAACTTCCGCATCATGCGGGAGATCGCCGACGAGGTCGGCGCCACCCTCATGGTCGACATGGCCCACTTCGCCGGTCTCGTCGCCGGCAAGGTCCTCACCGGCGACTTCGACCCGATCCCGCACGCCCAGATCGTCACCACCACCACGCACAAGTCGCTGCGCGGCCCGCGCGGCGGCATGGTGCTGTGCGACGAGACCCTGGCCGAGCAGGTCGACCGCGGCTGCCCGATGGTCCTCGGCGGCCCCCTCCCGCACGTCATGGCCGCCAAGGCCGTCGCGCTCGCCGAGGCCCGCCGCCCGGAGTTCCGCGACTACGCCCAGGCCGTCGTCGACAACTCCCGCGCCCTCGCCGAGGGCCTGATGCGCCGCGGCGCCACGCTGGTCACCGGCGGCACGGACAACCATCTCAACCTGATCGACGTCGCCTCCTCCTACGGCCTCACCGGCCGCCAGGCCGAGTCCGCACTGCTCGACTCGGGCATCGTCACCAACCGCAACGCCATCCCCGCCGACCCCAACGGCGCCTGGTACACCTCCGGCATCCGCATCGGCACGCCCGCGCTGACCACCCGTGGTCTGGGCACCGCCGAGATGGACGAGATCGCTGCTCTGATCGACCGCGTCCTCACCGCCGCCGAGCCCGGCACCACCGCCAAGGGCAGCCCGTCCAAGGCCCAGCACGTCCTGGACCCGAAGATCTCCGACGAGATCGCCCACCGCGCCACCGACCTGCTCACCGGCTTCCCGCTCTACCCGGAGATCGACCTCGGCTGA
- the rocD gene encoding ornithine--oxo-acid transaminase — protein sequence MTATETTQAYIASADAHSAHNYHPLPVVVATADGAWMTDVEGRRFLDMLAGYSALNFGHGNRRLIEAAKAQMERVTLTSRAFHHDRFADFCRELAALCGKEMVLPMNTGAEAVETAVKTARKWGYRVKGVPGEMAKIVVAGNNFHGRTTTIISFSTDPEARADFGPYTPGFEIVPYGDLTAMRAALSENTVAVLLEPIQGEAGVMVPPPGYLQGVRELTRERNVLFVADEIQSGLGRTGKTFACEHEGVVPDVYVLGKALGGGVVPVSAVVADREVLGVFRPGEHGSTFGGNPLACAVALEVIAMLRSGEFQRRAAELGEHLHHELGLLTGSGHVTEVRGRGLWAGIDIAPAYGTGREISEKLMDRGVLVKDTHGSTIRIAPPLVISKEDLDWGLAQLRGVLGV from the coding sequence GTGACCGCTACGGAGACGACGCAGGCGTACATCGCGTCGGCCGACGCGCACAGCGCGCACAACTACCACCCGCTGCCGGTCGTCGTGGCGACGGCGGACGGGGCCTGGATGACGGATGTCGAGGGGCGCCGCTTCCTCGACATGCTGGCCGGATACTCGGCGCTGAATTTCGGCCATGGCAACCGGCGGCTGATCGAGGCGGCGAAAGCGCAGATGGAGCGGGTGACGTTGACGTCGCGGGCGTTCCATCACGACCGGTTCGCGGACTTCTGCCGGGAGCTGGCGGCGTTGTGCGGCAAGGAGATGGTGCTGCCGATGAACACGGGCGCGGAGGCGGTGGAGACCGCGGTGAAGACGGCCCGGAAGTGGGGGTACCGGGTCAAGGGCGTGCCTGGGGAGATGGCGAAGATCGTGGTCGCGGGCAACAACTTCCACGGCCGTACGACGACGATCATCAGCTTCTCCACGGACCCGGAGGCGCGGGCGGACTTCGGGCCGTACACGCCGGGGTTCGAGATCGTGCCGTACGGGGACTTGACCGCGATGCGGGCGGCGCTCTCGGAGAACACGGTCGCTGTGCTGCTGGAGCCGATTCAGGGCGAGGCGGGGGTGATGGTGCCGCCGCCCGGTTATCTCCAGGGCGTGCGCGAGCTGACGCGGGAGCGGAACGTGCTGTTCGTCGCGGACGAGATCCAGTCGGGGCTCGGCCGTACGGGGAAGACCTTCGCGTGTGAGCACGAGGGGGTCGTGCCGGATGTGTATGTGCTGGGCAAGGCGCTGGGAGGCGGGGTCGTTCCGGTGTCGGCGGTGGTGGCCGACCGGGAGGTGCTCGGGGTGTTCCGGCCCGGGGAGCACGGGTCGACGTTCGGGGGGAATCCGCTGGCGTGCGCGGTGGCGCTCGAGGTGATCGCGATGCTGCGGTCGGGCGAGTTCCAGCGGCGGGCGGCCGAGCTGGGCGAGCATCTGCACCACGAGCTGGGCCTGTTGACGGGCTCGGGGCATGTGACCGAGGTGCGCGGGCGGGGGCTATGGGCGGGCATCGACATCGCCCCGGCGTACGGCACGGGACGGGAGATCTCCGAGAAGCTGATGGACCGGGGCGTCCTCGTCAAGGACACCCACGGCTCCACGATCCGGATCGCCCCGCCCCTGGTCATCAGCAAGGAGGACCTGGACTGGGGACTGGCCCAACTCCGGGGCGTACTGGGGGTCTAG
- a CDS encoding glutathionylspermidine synthase family protein, translated as MERRTIAPRPGWQQTVEEQGLIYPLTRYPDDSLRPYWDESAYYVFSLPEVEALEEVVEELHRMCLAAADHIVTENRFADLGITDPRVAQAVAEACHRRAELPSVYGRFDLHYDGTGPAKLLEYNADTPTSLVEAASPQWFWMQDRFPGADQWNSLHERLIAAWKKQAALLPPGGPLYFAHSAADELGEDLMTVAYLKETAEQAGLDTDWISMEEIGWDPLSGRFVDNQLRFIRSCFKLYPWEWLTTERFADHVLDTLDNGGGTGTTLWIEPAWKMLLSNKALLAILWELYPDHPNLLPAYLDGPRELATTAGYVAKPLLGREGAGVTVHEPGATPVARDDEDPCCYQELAPLPDFDGNRVVLGAWVVENESAGLGIRESSGLITDEYARFLPHVIL; from the coding sequence GTGGAACGCCGCACGATCGCCCCCCGCCCCGGCTGGCAGCAGACCGTCGAGGAACAAGGCCTCATCTACCCGCTCACCCGCTACCCCGACGACTCCCTGCGCCCCTACTGGGACGAGAGCGCGTACTACGTCTTCTCGCTCCCGGAGGTGGAGGCGCTGGAGGAGGTCGTCGAGGAACTGCACCGCATGTGCCTGGCGGCGGCCGACCACATCGTCACCGAGAACCGCTTCGCGGACCTGGGCATCACCGACCCGCGCGTGGCGCAGGCGGTCGCCGAGGCATGCCACCGCCGCGCCGAACTCCCCTCCGTCTACGGCCGTTTCGACCTCCACTACGACGGCACGGGCCCAGCGAAGCTCCTCGAGTACAACGCCGACACCCCGACCTCCCTGGTCGAGGCCGCCAGCCCCCAGTGGTTCTGGATGCAGGACCGCTTCCCGGGCGCCGACCAGTGGAACTCCCTCCACGAACGCCTCATCGCCGCCTGGAAGAAACAGGCCGCCCTCCTGCCGCCCGGCGGCCCTCTCTACTTCGCGCACTCCGCCGCCGACGAACTCGGCGAGGACCTGATGACGGTCGCCTATCTGAAGGAGACTGCGGAGCAGGCCGGACTCGACACGGACTGGATCTCGATGGAGGAGATCGGCTGGGACCCGCTCTCCGGCCGCTTCGTCGACAACCAGCTCCGCTTCATCCGCAGCTGCTTCAAGCTCTACCCCTGGGAATGGCTCACCACCGAGCGCTTCGCCGACCACGTCCTGGACACCCTCGACAACGGCGGAGGCACCGGCACGACCCTGTGGATCGAGCCCGCCTGGAAGATGCTCCTGTCCAACAAGGCCCTCCTCGCCATCCTCTGGGAGCTCTACCCGGACCACCCGAACCTTCTCCCCGCCTACCTCGACGGGCCACGGGAGCTGGCCACGACCGCGGGTTACGTCGCCAAGCCCCTCCTCGGCCGCGAGGGCGCGGGCGTGACGGTCCACGAGCCGGGCGCCACCCCCGTCGCGCGCGACGACGAAGACCCCTGTTGCTACCAGGAGTTGGCGCCCCTGCCCGACTTCGACGGCAACCGTGTCGTCCTCGGCGCCTGGGTCGTCGAGAACGAGTCGGCGGGCCTCGGCATCCGCGAGTCCTCCGGCCTGATCACCGACGAGTACGCCCGCTTCCTGCCCCACGTGATCCTCTAG